The following are encoded in a window of Salvelinus fontinalis isolate EN_2023a chromosome 40, ASM2944872v1, whole genome shotgun sequence genomic DNA:
- the LOC129839585 gene encoding striatin-like isoform X3, producing the protein MKPPSYDDSDEGNENEVPSPANSSQLGWKQGRQLLRQYLQEVGYTDTILDVKSQRVRALLGLAGDSGERPSVRKPEPMVNGTEPSFQKDSGMISKPDMSDSATVLEAFKFIESAAAEFSDEEDDEDSDGRDKTIMNLATMVRKKTSSSPSSSSDMSDDLDTEEALKGFDFLASPDEMEGSPDVRSVEDSGDWEKEEQCPMPEAWDVDQGLIAQLKEQYRKERKGKKGVKRPNRSKLQDMLANLRDAEDLPSMQPPVTPPSRPSVPRLNEHEVGHPEEVEAMTFPPTSGKSFIMGPDEAAESELGLGELAGLTVANEADSLAYDVTNSQDALRKTWNPKFTLRSHFDSIRGLAFHPVEPILVTASEDHTLKLWNLQKTAPAKKCAALDVEPIYTFRAHRGAVLCVTMSSTGEQCFSGGVDGTIQSWNTPNPNIDPYDSYEPSVLRGALLGHTDSVWGVVYSSAHQRLLSCSGDGTVRLWNAANTSPALAVFNEKGELGVPTSVDLVCSEPAHMVTSFSTGEIGLFNMETRQLILKLDQTGEPEAPCKINKVLSHPTLPITITAQEDRHIQFFDNNTGKCIHSMVAHLDAVTSLAVDPNGLYLMSGSHDCSIRLWNMESKTCIQEFTAHRKKSDEAIHDVAFHPTKCYIGSAGADALAKVFV; encoded by the exons atGAAGGGAATGAAAACGAGGTCCCGAGCCCCGCCAACAGTAGTCAGCTGGGTTGGAAACAGGGACGGCAGCTGCTCAGACA GTACCTTCAGGAGGTGGGCTACACGGACACCATCTTGGATGTGAAGTCCCAGAGGGTCAGGGCGCTGCTGGGCCTGGCTGGAGACTCTGGAGAGAGGCCTTCGGTCAGGAAACCGGAACCCATGGTCAACGGCACCGAGCCATCTTTTCAGAAGGACAGCGGCATGATCAG TAAACCTGACATGTCTGACTCGGCCACTGTCCTTGAGGCCTTCAAGTTCATAGAAAGTGCCGCCGCCGAGTTTAGCGACGAGGAGGACGATGAAGACAGCGACGGGAGGGACAAGACCATTATGAACTTGGCCACT ATGGTGAGGAAGAAGACATCTTCGTccccctcctcatcctcggacaTGAGTGACGACCTGGACACAGAGGAGGCCCTGAAGGGCTTTGACTTCCTGGCCAGCCCAGATGAGATGGAAGGATCGCCCGATGTCCGGAGTGTCGAAGACAGCGGTGactggg AGAAGGAAGAGCAGTGCCCCATGCCTGAGGCCTGGGACGTGGATCAGGGCCTCATAGCCCAACTCAAGGAGCAGTACAGGAAGGAGCGCAAGGGCAAAAAGGGGGTGAAGA GGCCTAATCGGTCCAAACTGCAGGATATGCTGGCCAACCTGCGAGACGCCGAGGATCTCCCCTCCATGCAGCCCCCCGTGACACCGCCATCCCGGCCCAGCGTCCCCAGGCTCAACGAGCATGAAGTGGGGCACCCCGAAGAAG TGGAGGCCATGACGTTTCCGCCCACGTCAGGGAAGTCGTTCATCATGGGGCCGGACGAGGCGGCGGAGAGCGAGCTAGGCCTGGGTGAGCTGGCCGGCCTCACTGTGGCCAACGAGGCGGACAGCCTGGCCTACGAC GTGACCAACAGTCAGGATGCGCTGCGGAAGACGTGGAACCCCAAGTTCACGCTGCGGAGCCACTTTGACTCCATCCGGGGCCTGGCCTTCCACCCCGTGGAGCCCATCCTGGTCACTGCCTCCGAGGACCACACCCTCAAACTGTGGAACCTCCAGAAGACCGCCCCCGCCAAGAA GTGTGCTGCCCTAGATGTGGAACCCATCTATACTTTCAGGGCCCATCG GGGTGCGGTGTTGTGTGTGACCATGAGCTCTACAGGGGAGCAGTGCTTCAGTGGGGGGGTGGATGGAACCATTCAGAGCTGGAACACCCCCAACCCCAATATTGACCCCTACGACTCATATG AGCCCTCGGTGCTGCGGGGGGCGCTGCTGGGTCACACTGACTCAGTGTGGGGAGTGGTCTACAGCTCGGCCCATCAGCGCCTGCTCTCCTGCTCCGGGGATGGCACGGTGCGCCTGTGGAACGCTGCCAACACCTCCCCCGCACTCGCCGTCTTCAACGAGAAAGGAG AGCTGGGCGTCCCCACGTCAGTGGACCTGGTGTGCAGTGAGCCGGCCCACATGGTGACGTCGTTCAGCACGGGGGAGATCGGACTCTTCAACATGGAGACGCGGCAGCTGATCCTCAAGCTGGACCAGACTGGAGAGCCCG AAGCCCCGTGCAAGATCAACAAGGTGCTGAGTCACCCCACTCTGCCCATCACCATCACGGCCCAGGAGGACCGACACATCCAGTTCTTCGACAACAACACGG GGAAATGTATTCACTCCATGGTAGCCCACCTGGACGCAGTCACCAGTTTAGCTGTGGATCCCAATGGCTTGTACCTGATGTCTGGCA gcCACGACTGCTCCATCCGCCTGTGGAACATGGAGAGCAAGACGTGCATCCAGGAGTTCACAGCGCACCGCAAGAAGTCGGACGAGGCCATCCACGACGTGGCGTTCCACCCCACCAAGTGCTACATCGGCAGCGCGGGGGCCGACGCGCTCGCCAAGGTCTTCGTATGA